Genomic DNA from bacterium:
CTCCAGAGCAAAAGTATCATACTTACTTTTAGCCTGCGTTTCTTCGTGAGTTGCCGCTGTGTGTGCATCGCCAATAGCGGCGTTGATCACAGCCATCGCAGACTGGATGTGCTGGATGATGGCGGCAATCACTTTTTTTTTGTTGGGAGTGGGCATATTAAGCGGCAACACGGTGTAAAACTTCGGAAATAAACGTTTGATAAGGTATTCCCATTTTTTTTGCTTTTTGTTTAATAGCGGCTAAGTCGTGACTATTGACACGTATATTTAAGACTACATCCTTTTTCTTACGAGCAATCGCTTGGGCAATTTCTTT
This window encodes:
- a CDS encoding antitoxin — protein: MNKLTRSERKIEKDIIKGVYVPVSQAELKEIAQAIARKKKDVVLNIRVNSHDLAAIKQKAKKMGIPYQTFISEVLHRVAA